Sequence from the Piscinibacter sp. HJYY11 genome:
CGGCACGCCGGCCGCGGGCAATGCCATCACCTACAGCGGCACCAGCATCAGCATCCCGAACTGATGTGACGTGAAAGAAGCGCCTGCGCCGGCCTACATGAGGCCGGCCAGGCGCGACACCATCTCGGTCGCCGTGTTGACCTTCAGCTTGCGCAGCAGCCGCACGCGGTGTGCATCGATCGTGCGCGGGCTCACCTCGAGCACACGCGCGATCTGCTTGCTGGTCTTGCCCTCGATCAGCAGCTGCGCGATCTCGCGCTCGCGCGAGGTGAGGGCGGTGGTGATGGGGCGGCGCGCCGAGATGTCTTCGAACATCCACACGGTGCAGCCATACGGGTCTTCTCGGTCGAGCGTGCGGCCTGAGGCGTGGCACCAGAAGAGCCGGCCATCGCGGTGTTTCATGATGCGTTCGTCGGAGTAGCGGCCATGGTCGCGCAGGGCTTCGAAGCCGCGCGCGCCGATGCCGAGAAACTCGTTCTGCGACGGGTACAGCATGCACATCGAGTGGCCGATCAGCTCTTCGGGCTCGTAGCCGAACATCGACGCATAGGCCTCATTGCAGCGTTGGATGACGCGGTTGCTCGACACGCAAAGGCCCACGGGTGCCATGTCGAACGCGAGCATCAGGTTCACATCGGGCGGGTGGTGGAGCACGGTTTGCAGCATGGTGGCTTTTCTCGGCGCGAGGATATCGGCGTGCTGATGCACATCACATGCCATCTGTACTTAAGCAAAACTGATTAACCGCGTCTGCCGCCACAAACTGCACGCTCGGCCTCTCGTTTGCTCGGGTGAACCCTAGCGTAGTCGCTCGATATTGCGACGCGTCACTGCGTTCACGACACTGCCGCCTCTCGCAAAGGAGCAGTAGTGGATTGCATTCTCCAAACCGAGCGCTTGACGAAAGAGTTCAAGGGCTTCGTGGCTGTCGACAAAGTGGACTTGCGTGTCCGCCGAGGAGACATTCATGCATTGATCGGGCCCAACGGCGCAGGGAAGACGACCTGCTTCAACCTGCTGACCAAATTCCTGACGCCCACCTCCGGGCGCATCGTCTTCAACGGCGAAGAGATCACGCACGACACGCCGGCACGCATTGCCGAGCGCGGGGTGATCCGCTCCTTCCAGATCTCGGCGGTCTTCCCGCACATGACGGTGCTGGAGAACGTGCGCGTCGCGTTGCAGAAAAAGTTGCGCACCTCTTTTCATTTCTGGAAGCCCGAGCGTTCGCTCGACGGTCTGAACGCCCGTGCGATCGAGCTGCTGCGTGAAGTCGACCTCGCGTCCTACGCCAACCTCACCACGGTCGAGCTGAGCTACGGCCGCAAGCGCGCGCTCGAGATCGCCACCACGCTGGCCATGGAGCCCGAGCTGATGCTGCTCGACGAGCCCACCCAGGGCATGGGCAGCGAAGACGTGGACCGCATCCGGCAGCTCATCAAGCGGGTGTCGGTGGGGCGGACCATCCTGATGGTCGAGCACAACATGAGCGTTGTCTCCAGCATCGCCGACACGATCACGGTGCTGGCGCGGGGGGCGACGTTGGCTGAGGGGCCTTACGCCGATGTGTCTAAGAACCCGGCGGTGATCGAGGCCTACATGGGTAGCGCTCAGGTCGAGCTGGTGGGGGCGCATTGAGATGCATGCGCGTGCGTCTGTCGGCGCGAGCCGAGGCTGCCGGGTGACCGGCTCCGCTCATGTCCCCCGGCCAGGCTGCGCCTGGCCTCCTCCTTTACTTCGCTGCGCCGGTCACCCGACAGCCTCGGCCAGGCACAGCGGTGGCATGCACAGCGTGTGGCGTGCTGTGGCCGTGCCTTGCTCGCTGCGGTGGGGCGCCGTGTGGAGTGAAGCAAAGGAGGAGACCGATCACCACGGGAGTGGTGAGCGGTCGGGGGACATGAACGGAACACGGCGCCCCGCCGCAGCGAGCCCGCGCGAAACCAACCAACGGACGCACTAAAAAAATGACAACTCCCTTCCTGGAAATCAAGAACCTCCAAGGCTGGTACGGCGAAAGCCACGTCCTGCACGGCGTGAACTTCCACGTCAACGAAGGCGAAGTCGTGACGCTGCTCGGCCGCAACGGCGCCGGCCGCACGAGCACCATGCGGGCGATCATGGGCCTCATCGGCTCGCGCAAGGGCAGCATCAAGGTGCAAGGCAAGGAGACGATCCACCTGCCCACGCATCGCATCGCACGCCTCGGCCTCGGCTACTGCCCCGAAGAGCGCGGCATCTTCTCGAGCCTGAGCGCCGAAGAGAACCTGCTGCTGCCGCCTTCGCTGATGCCTGCCGGCATGAGCCTCGACGACATCTACGCGATGTTTCCCAACCTGAAGGAGCGCGCCAAGAGCCAGGGCACGCGCCTGTCCGGGGGCGAGCAGCAGATGCTCGCCGTGGCCCGCATCCTGCGCACCGGCGCCAAGCTGCTGCTGCTCGACGAGATCTCCGAAGGCCTCGCGCCGGTCATCGTGCAGAAGCTCGCCGAGATGGTGCTGATGCTGCGTTCGCGCGGCTACACCGTGCTGATGGTGGAGCAGAACTTCCGCTTCGCCGCCCCCCTGGCCGACCGCTTCCTCGTGATGGAGCACGGCCGCGTCATCCAAGAGTTCACCCAATCCCAGTTGCCTGATCACCTTGAGCAACTGCACGAAACCCTAGGCGTCTAAGGAGACACTTTCTTGAAGCTCTCGAAAATCAAAGCCATCGCTGCCGCTTGCGGCCTCGCCTGCCTCGCCCCGCTGGCGCAAGCCCAGATCTCCGGTGACGTGATCCGCATCGGCTTCATCACCGACATCTCCGGCCTTTACTCCGACATCGACGGCCCGGCCGGCGCCGAGATGATCCGTGCCGCCGTCGCCGAGTTCGGCGGTGCCATCAACGGCAAGAAGATCGAAGTGCTGGTCGCCGACCACCAGAACAAGGCCGACATCGCCAGCGCCAAGGCGCGCGAGTGGTTCGACCAGCAAGGCCTCGACCTGCTCATCGGCGGCACCAACTCCGGTGCCAGCCTCGCCATGGCCGGCATCGCTGCCGAGAAGAAGAAGCCCTTCATCGCCGTGGGTGCTGCCGCCTCCGCGCTGACCAACGAGCGCTGCACGCCCTACACCGTGCACTGGGCCTACGACACCGTGGCACTCGCCAAGGGCACCGGCAACGCCGTGGTCAAGGCCGGTGGCAAGAGCTGGTATTTCCTGACCGCCGACTACGCCTTCGGCTCGGCGCTGCAGACCGACACCTCCGCCGTCGTCAAGGCCGCCGGTGGCAACGTGATCGGTGCGGTGCGCCACCCGCTGTCGGCGAGCGACTTCTCGTCCTTCCTGCTGCAGGCGCAGACCAGCAAGGCCGAGATCCTAGGTCTCGCGAACGCCGGCGGCGACATGATCAACGCGGTGAAGGCCGCCAACGAGTTCGGCGTCACCAAGACGATGAAGCTCGCCGGCCTGCTGATGTTCATCAACGACGTGCACTCGCTCGGCCTCAAGACCGCGCAGGGCATGTACCTCACCGACAGCTGGTACTGGAACCAGGACGCCGACACCCGCGCCTGGAGCCGCAAGTTCTTCGAGAAGTTCAAGCGCATGCCCTCGTCGCTGCAGGCCGCCGACTACTCGGCCGCGCTGCAGTACCTGAATGCGGTGAAGGCGACCGGCACCGACGACGCCGACAAGGTGCTCGCGCACATGAAGAAGACGCCGATCAACGACGTGTTCGCCAAGGGCGGCCGCATCCGCGAAGACGGTCGCATGGTGCACGACATGTACCTGATGCAGGTCAAGACGCCGGCGCAGTCGAAGGAACCTTGGGACTACTACAACGTGGTCGAGACCATCAAGGGCGAAGCCGCCTGGACGACGAAGGCAGAAACGCGCTGCGCCCTCTGGAAATAAAGAACCGGTCATCCCCGCGAAAGCGGGGATCCACCCATGACTGAAATCTTCGGTATTCCCATACAAGCCTTCATGGGCCAGCTGATGCTCGGCCTGGTGAACGGCTCGTTCTACGCCATGCTGAGCCTCGGCCTGGCGGTGATCTTCGGCCTCTTGGGCATCGTGAACTTCGCGCATGGCGCGCTGTACATGATCGGCGCGTACGTGGCGTGGTTCTCGCTCGAGACCTTCGGCATCAACTACTGGGCGGCGCTCCTGATCGCGCCGATCGTGGTGGGTGCGCTCGGCCTCGTGATCGAGCGCTCTCTGCTCAAGCACCTCTACAAGCTCGACCCGATCTACGGTCTGCTGCTCACCTTCGGCCTGGCCTTGATCTTCGAAGGCGTGTTCCGCGAGCAGTACGGCGTGTCGGGCCAGTCGTATGCGGTGCCCGAGCTGCTGCAGGGCGCCACCAACCTCGGCTTCATGGTGCTGCCCAACTACCGCGCGTGGGTCATCGTGGCCTCGCTGATCGTGTGCCTGGGCACCTGGGCGTTGATCGAGAAGACGAGCCTGGGCGCCAAGCTGCGCGCCGGTACCGAGAACCCGGCCCTGGTGCAGGCCTTCGGCATCAACGTGCCGCTGATGGTCATGTTCACCTATGCCGGGGGTGCGGCCCTTGCAGCCATCGCCGGCGTGCTGGCCGCACCGGTGATCCAGATCACGCCGCTGATGGGCAGCAACCTGATCATCGTCGTCTTCGCGGTGGTGGTGATCGGTGGCATGGGCTCGATCCTCGGCTCCATCCTCACGGGCCTGGTGCTCGGGCTGATCGAAGGCCTCACCAAGGTGTTCTACCCCGAGGCCTCGAGCATCGTCGTCTTCGTGATCATGGCCATCGTGCTGATGATTCGCCCCGCAGGCCTCTTCGGCAAGGAGAAGTAAGTTGTCTTCATGGTTCTCGACTCCTGGCCGCAAGGCGGGATGGGCGGCGCTGGCGCTCTTCATCGCCGCGCCTTTCATCGGCATCTACCCGGTGTTTGCGATGAAGGCGCTCTGCTACGCGCTCTTCGCGTGTGCCTTCAACCTGCTGCTGGGCTACACCGGCCTGCTGTCGTTCGGCCACGCCGCCTTCATGGGCGCGGCGGCCTACGGCACGGGCTGGCTGGTGCGCTCGGCGGGCTTCACGCCCGAGCTCGGGCTGATCGCGGGGGTGCTGGTGGCCGCCGCGCTCGGCCTGGTGGTGGGGCTCATCGCCATCCGCCGGCAAGGCATCTACTTCGCGATGATCACGCTCGCCATGGCGCAGATGATCTTCTTCATCTGCCTGCAGGCGCCGTTCACCGGCGGTGAAGACGGCCTGCAAGGCGTGCCGCGTGGCAAGCTCTTCGGGCTGATCTCGCTGGAGAGCGACCTCACGATGTACTTCTTCGTGCTGGCGATCTTCGTCGCGGTCTTCCTCTTCATCATCCGCGTGGTGCACTCGCCCTACGGCCAGGTGCTGAAGGCGATCCGCGAGAACGAGCCGCGTGCCATCTCGCTCGGCTACAACGTCAACCGCTACAAGCTGCTGGCCTTCGTGCTGTCGACCGCCATCGCCGGCCTGGCCGGTGGGCTGAAGACGCTGGTGCTGGGTTTTGCGACGCTGTCCGACGTGCACTGGTCGCTCTCGGGCGAGGTGATCCTGATGACGCTGCTCGGTGGCCTCGGCACCTTCGCCGGCCCGGTGGTGGGCGCCTTCACCATCATCGGCCTGCAGAACTTCCTCGCCGACCGCGTGGGATCGTGGGTGACGGTCATCATCGGCGTGATCTTCGTGGTGTGCGTGCTGGCCTTCCGCCGCGGATTCGTGGGTGAGTTCATCGCGCGTCGCAAGAAGTCAAGCGCTGCCGAGCCGGCCAAGGCGGCGGCGCAAGTCGAAGCGCACGCATGAAGCTGAGGCTGTCCGTCGGGCGCCGGTTGGCACTGGGCTTTGCGAGCCTGGTGCTGATGCTGGTGGGCGTGGCCACGCTCAACGGCCTGGAGATCCGCTCGATGGGTGCGCGCATGCAGCACATCGTCGAGGTCGACAGTGCGCGCAGCGACCTGGCGCAGGAGCTGCTGACCCACATCAGCCAGATGTCGGTGCAGGCGCGCTCGATCGCGCTGCTCACCGACCTGCGCGAGATCGACAACGAGATGAAGGCGCTCGCCGCCACGGTCGCCCGCTACCAGGAGACCGAGCGCCGGCTCGCCGAGTCGCTCGACAGCGCCCGCGCCTCCGACGAGGAGCGTGCGCTCGTGGGCGAGATCGCGGCCACGGCCAAGGTGGCGATCCCGCTGCTGCAGCGCGCCGCCAAGCAGGGCCAGGACGGCTCCAACATCGAAGCCACCACCACGCTGATGACCCATGCCCGCCCGCAGGAAGCCGCGTGGCGCGGCAAGGTCGAGCAGCTGATGGCGGTGGAGCGCCAGTCGAGCGTGGCGTCTTACGCCAACGCCGTGTCGGGCCAGCAGCGTGCCTTGTGGATTGCGGCGGCGGTGGTGGCCGCGGCCGTGGTCGCAGGCACGTTGCTGGGCTGGCGCATCACGCGCAGCGTGAAGCGGCCGATCGACGGGGCCATCCGCGTGGCCGAGCGCATCGCCGAGGGCGACCTCAGCTCGCAGGTGGAGGTGGGCTCGCACGACGAGATCGGCCGCCTGCTGCTCGCCATTGCGGCGATGCAGGAACGCCTGCGCACGCTCGTCGGCCAGATCCGCGAGTCGTCGGACAGCATCCACGTGGCGAGTGCCGAGGTCAGCACGGGCAACCTCGATCTCAGCCAGCGCACCGAGCGCGCGGCCTCCAGCCTGCAGCAGACGGCGTCGTCGATGGAAGACCTGACGAGCACCGTGCGCCACAGCGCGAGCGCCGCCGAGAAGGCCAACCAGCTCGCGCACCGCGCCTCTGCCGTGGCCATGCGGGGCGGCGAGGTGGTGACGCAGATGGTGAGGACCATGCGCGAGATCGACGACAGCTCGCGCAAGATCAGCGACATCATCGGCGTGATCGACGGCATCGCGTTCCAGACCAACATCCTTGCGCTCAACGCCGGCGTGGAAGCGGCGCGCGCCGGCGACCAGGGCCGAGGCTTTGCGGTGGTGGCGGGTGAAGTGCGCACGCTGGCGCAGCGCAGCGCAGTGGCCGCGAAGGAGATCAAGGCGCTGATCGACACCAGCGTCGACAAGGTCGATGCCGGCTCGCGGCTGGTGAAGGCCGCGGGCGAGACGATGAGCGAGATCGTCGCGAGTGTCGAGGAGGTGGCCAGCATCGTGAGCGAGATCACCACCGCGGCCTCGGCGCAAAGCTCGGGCATCAGCCAGGTCACGAGCGCGGTGACGCAGCTCGACCAGGTGACGCAGCAGAACGCCGCGCTGGTCGAGGAAGCCTCGGCCGCTGCCGAGAGCCTGCGCGAGCAGGCGCAGAGCCTGACCAACGTGGTGTCGGCCTTCCGCTTGAAGTAGTCGCAAAGCAAGAGAACTCTCCGTCCGAGAGCGCTGTGGCCTTGTTCCCTTCGGGGAGCAAGGCTTTTTTTCTGTCTTGAAACGGCCCGGTGCAGCCCTCGGCCGGCGGCATCACGCTGCCAGCTCGCTGACCGGGAAACAGACGTTGTGTCGAGGAACTGGGCGTTGCTGCAGTGCGGCTTCGTCCAGCCCTCGGGCAGCGGGCCCTGTCGCAAACCCTCGGTCCCGCCCGCTGAGCGGGGCGAATCCGTCGATAAAGCGGGCTTGCAAGGGCTGGCACCAAGCTTGCGCTGGGAAGCACCACATCCGGCGTCTTCACCCCAAGGACGCCGACATCCAAGGAGACATTTGAATGACCCCGAATCCCGTGCGCCGGACGCTGATGGTCCTGGCGGCCACCACCCTGGCCTGCGCCACCAGCGGTGCCTTTGCCCAAGGCAAGGAGATCCGCATCGCCCACGTCTACAGCCGCACCGGCCCGCTCGAGGCCTACGGCAAGCAGACGCAGACCGGCCTGATGATGGGCCTCGAATACGCCACCGGCGGCACGATGACGGTGGCCGGCAAGAAGATCGTGGTGATCGAGAAAGACGACCAGGGCAAGCCGGACGTGGGCAAGAACCTGCTCGCCGCGGCCTATGCCGACGACAAGGCCGACATCGCGGTCGGCCCGAGCTCTTCGGGCGTGGCGCTCGCACTGCTGCCCGTCGCCGAAGAGGCGAAGAAGATCCTCATCGTCGAGCCCGCGGTGGCCGACTCGATCACCGGCGACAAGTGGAACAAGTACATCTTCCGCACCGGCCGCAACAGCTCGCAGGACGCGATCGCCAACGCGATGGTGGCCGACAAGCCGGGCACGACGGTCGCGACCCTCGCGCAGGACTACGCCTTTGGCCGTGACGGCGTGAAGGCCTTCAAGGACGCGGTGAAGAACGCCAAGGTGATCCACGAGGAGTACCTGCCGCAGACCACCACCGACTTCACCGCCGGCATGCAGCGCATCATCGATGCGTTCAAGGGCGTGCCCGGCCGCAAGGTGGTCTACGTGGTCTGGGCCGGTGCCAACACGCCCTTCAAGGCCGCGCACCTCTACCTGAGCCGCCACAACATCGAGGTGGTGACGGGCGGCAACATCATGCCGGTGATGGCCTCGTACAAGAACTTCCCCGGCATGGAAGGCGCCACCACCTACTACTTCGGCATCCCCAAGAACCCGGTGAACGAGTGGCTCGTGGCCAACCACTACAAGCAGTTCAAGGAGCCGCCGGAGCTCTTCACCGCAGGCGGCATGACCTCTGCCATCGCCATCGTCGAAGCGCTGAAGAAGACCAACGGCGACACCAACACCGACAAGCTCATCAAGACCATGGAAGGCATGAGCTTCGACACGCCCAAGGGCAAGATGACCTTCCGCAAGGACGATCACCAGGCCATGCAGTCGATGTACCACTTCCGCATCAAGGTGGACCCGGCCTTCGCCTGGGGCGTGCCCGAGGCGGTGGCCGAGATCAAGCCCGAGCAGATGAACGTTCCCATCCGCAACAAGCGCTAGCGCGACGCACGCAGGGAGTGGAGCCGGCCCGGCATGCACCGGGCAGGCCCAAGCCTCCCGACTGCACGGCGATGCAGCGGGAACCCGACGCCCACCAGAGGCAAAAGGAGACAAGCTTGAAACTCACCCGTTCCGTGTTCATGGCCGCCGCATTGGCAGTGGCCGCATCCTCGAGCAGTGCCGCCGTCGTGGCGCTGCCCGCCTACAACGTCGACAAGACCAAGATCACCGTCTCCGGCCTGTCGTCGGGAGGCTTCATGGCCAACCAGCTCGGCTATGCCTACTCGGCGACCTTCTCCGGCGTGGGCGTGTTTGCCGCAGGCCCCTACATGTGCGCCGGCCACAGCAACTACACGGCCTGCATGTACAACGCGACCATCAGCAGCAGCATGCTCAACACCATGCAGGCTGACATCAACAACTGGAGCGGCACGGCCATCGACAACAAGGCCAACGTCGCCAACCAGAAGATCTACATGTTCGTCGGCACCAGCGACTCGACCGTCGGCCCCAACCCGATGGACGCGCTGAAGACGCAGTACACCAACAACGGCGTGCCCGCCGCCAACCTGGAATACGTGAAGCGCGCCAGCACCGCGCACGTCTTCCCGACCGACTTCGACTCGACCGGCAACAACAGCTGCGGCAGCTCGGCCTCGCCCTACATCTCGAACTGCGGCTACGACGGCGCCAAGGCCGTGCTCACCAAGCTCTACGGCACGCTCAACGCGCGCAACAACGCACCGGCCGCGGCCAACTACATCGAGTTCAACCAGTCGGCCTACACCAACAACAACCCCGGCATGGCCGCCAGCGGGTGGCTGTACGTGCCGTCGTCGTGCGCGAGCGGCACGCAGTGCAAGCTGCACGTGGCACTGCACGGCTGCCTGCAGAGCTACTCCAACATCACCGACAAGTTCGTGAAGAACACCGGCTATACCCGCTGGGCCGACACCAACAACATCATCGTGCTCTTCCCGCAGACCAAGGTCGACAGCACCAGCCGCGCCACCTCGGCCAGCGGCTCCCTGCCCAACCCCAACGCCTGCTGGGACTGGATCGGCTGGTACGGCAGCAACTTCGCGCAGAAGTCCGGCACGCAGGCCGCGGCCATCAAGGCGATGGTCGACCGCGTGGCCTCGGGCTCCACGGGGGGCGGCACCTTGCCGGCGCCCGCCAACGTGAGCACGTCCAACGCCACGATCAGCAGCATGACCATCACCTGGAGCACGGTGAACAACGCGGCCGGCTACAACGTCTACCGCAACGGCGCGAAGGTCAACGGCTCGACGGTCACCACCACCAGCTACACCGACAGCGGCCTGGCCGCCGGCACCACCTACAGCTGGACGGTGCGCGCACTCGATGGCAACGGCGCCGAAGGCGCGACCTCGTCGCCCGCGAGCGGCACCACCACCGGCACGCCGCTGCCCACCGCCACCTGCTACACCGCGTCGAACTACGCGCACACCACGGCGGGCCGTGCCACGCAGCGCAGCGGCTATGCATATGCCAACGGGTCGAACCAGAACATGGGCCTCTGGAACACCTACACCACCACCACGCTCAAGCAGACCGGCGCCAATTACTACGTGATCGGGACCTGCCCCTGAATCCCTGGAGGAAAGCACCGTGACCACTCCGACTTCCCGCTACCTGCGTTGCCAGGGCCGCGAGATCCACTTCACCGAGTGGGGCTCGCAGCACCGCGAGACCGTGATCGCCTGGCACGCCCTCGCGCGCACCGGCCGCGACATGGACCACGCGGCGGCGCACCTCGCGCGGCGCTACCGCGTGATCTGCCCCGACACAATCGGGCGCGGGTTCTCGGAGTGGGCCCAGGATCCGGCGCGCGAGTACTGCCTCGCGTCGTATGTCGGCCTTGCCACGTCGCTGGTCGACCAGCTCGACATCGACCGCTTCCACTGGCTCGGCACGTCGATGGGTGGGGCCATCGGCATCGCCGCGGCCGCCGGGCCCTTGCGCGGGCGCATGCGACGGCTGGTGCTGAACGACATGGGGCCGCAGCTCTCGAAGGAGGCGCTGGCGCGCATCGCCGTCTACGCCAGCACCCCGCCGGCGTTCGACACCGTGAGCGAACTCGAGCGCTACTTCCGCGAGGTCTACAAGCCCTTCGGCTGGATGAGCGACGAGCAGTGGCGGCTGCTCGCCGAGTCGTCCACCCGCCGCCTGCCCGACGGGCGGGTGACGCCGCACTACGACCCGGCCATCGCGCAGCAGTTCGTCGCCCATCCGCAGGACTACGACCAGTGGGCCGCGTGGGACACGCTCACGCTCCCGGTGCTGTGCCTGCGCGGTGCCGACTCCGACCTGCTGCTTGCCGACGCGCTGGAAGAGATGGCCCGCCGCGGCCCGCGCGCGTCGACCGTGACCATCCCGAGCTGCGGCCACGCGCCTGCGCTCAACGTCCCCGAGCATCTGGCGCTGATCGAGGCCTTCTTCGCGGCCGATCAGCTGGTGGCCGCTTAGGGCTTGCGTGGCGACGCGGCCGTCACACGGTTGCGGCCGGCATGCTTGGACTCGTACAAGGCGGCATCGACCCGGCTCACGAAATCGGCCGACGCTTCCTGCGCGCCGAGCACGGCACAGCCGGCGCTGATCGTCACCTGGTGCCGCTCGTCCCCGTTGTCGATGACCGCCGCCTCGATGTCGGCGCGCACGCGCTCGGCCACCGCCAGCGCGCTGGGCAGGTCGCAATGCGGCAGCAGCACCGCGAATTCCTCGCCGCCGTAGCGGGCCACGAAGTCCATGTCGCGCACCGCCTTCGAGATCACCTGCGCCACGCGCTTGAGCACCACGTTGCCGGCCGGGTGGCCGAAGGTGTCGTTGAAGCGCTTGAAGTGGTCGATGTCGACCAGGATCATCGACAGCGCCATCGGCGAGCGGTGCGCTTCGCTGATGCGCCGGCGCATCTCTTCCTCGAGTGCGCCGAAGTTGTTGAGGCCGGTGAGCTTGTCTTTGCGTGCCAGCTCGTCGAGCAGCTGCACCTTGGCCTCGAGCTCGGTGTTGAGCTTGCCGATCTGCAGCGTCTGCTCTTCCACCCGCATGTGTGCCTGCGCGTTGACGATGGCGGTGCTGATGAACGATGCCAGCAGGTCGATCAGCGTGAGCTGCGCCTCGGTCGGCACACGCTGTTCGGAGAGCGTCACGAGCCACATCAGGCCGATCACCTTCTCGTGCAGGCGGATGGGCACGTAGCTGAACGAGCGAACGGTTCGAAGCAGCTCCAGGGCGCGCCGGTCCTTGGCCG
This genomic interval carries:
- a CDS encoding helix-turn-helix transcriptional regulator, which encodes MLQTVLHHPPDVNLMLAFDMAPVGLCVSSNRVIQRCNEAYASMFGYEPEELIGHSMCMLYPSQNEFLGIGARGFEALRDHGRYSDERIMKHRDGRLFWCHASGRTLDREDPYGCTVWMFEDISARRPITTALTSREREIAQLLIEGKTSKQIARVLEVSPRTIDAHRVRLLRKLKVNTATEMVSRLAGLM
- a CDS encoding ABC transporter ATP-binding protein; the protein is MDCILQTERLTKEFKGFVAVDKVDLRVRRGDIHALIGPNGAGKTTCFNLLTKFLTPTSGRIVFNGEEITHDTPARIAERGVIRSFQISAVFPHMTVLENVRVALQKKLRTSFHFWKPERSLDGLNARAIELLREVDLASYANLTTVELSYGRKRALEIATTLAMEPELMLLDEPTQGMGSEDVDRIRQLIKRVSVGRTILMVEHNMSVVSSIADTITVLARGATLAEGPYADVSKNPAVIEAYMGSAQVELVGAH
- a CDS encoding ABC transporter ATP-binding protein — protein: MTTPFLEIKNLQGWYGESHVLHGVNFHVNEGEVVTLLGRNGAGRTSTMRAIMGLIGSRKGSIKVQGKETIHLPTHRIARLGLGYCPEERGIFSSLSAEENLLLPPSLMPAGMSLDDIYAMFPNLKERAKSQGTRLSGGEQQMLAVARILRTGAKLLLLDEISEGLAPVIVQKLAEMVLMLRSRGYTVLMVEQNFRFAAPLADRFLVMEHGRVIQEFTQSQLPDHLEQLHETLGV
- a CDS encoding ABC transporter substrate-binding protein; the protein is MKLSKIKAIAAACGLACLAPLAQAQISGDVIRIGFITDISGLYSDIDGPAGAEMIRAAVAEFGGAINGKKIEVLVADHQNKADIASAKAREWFDQQGLDLLIGGTNSGASLAMAGIAAEKKKPFIAVGAAASALTNERCTPYTVHWAYDTVALAKGTGNAVVKAGGKSWYFLTADYAFGSALQTDTSAVVKAAGGNVIGAVRHPLSASDFSSFLLQAQTSKAEILGLANAGGDMINAVKAANEFGVTKTMKLAGLLMFINDVHSLGLKTAQGMYLTDSWYWNQDADTRAWSRKFFEKFKRMPSSLQAADYSAALQYLNAVKATGTDDADKVLAHMKKTPINDVFAKGGRIREDGRMVHDMYLMQVKTPAQSKEPWDYYNVVETIKGEAAWTTKAETRCALWK
- a CDS encoding branched-chain amino acid ABC transporter permease; protein product: MTEIFGIPIQAFMGQLMLGLVNGSFYAMLSLGLAVIFGLLGIVNFAHGALYMIGAYVAWFSLETFGINYWAALLIAPIVVGALGLVIERSLLKHLYKLDPIYGLLLTFGLALIFEGVFREQYGVSGQSYAVPELLQGATNLGFMVLPNYRAWVIVASLIVCLGTWALIEKTSLGAKLRAGTENPALVQAFGINVPLMVMFTYAGGAALAAIAGVLAAPVIQITPLMGSNLIIVVFAVVVIGGMGSILGSILTGLVLGLIEGLTKVFYPEASSIVVFVIMAIVLMIRPAGLFGKEK
- a CDS encoding branched-chain amino acid ABC transporter permease, giving the protein MSSWFSTPGRKAGWAALALFIAAPFIGIYPVFAMKALCYALFACAFNLLLGYTGLLSFGHAAFMGAAAYGTGWLVRSAGFTPELGLIAGVLVAAALGLVVGLIAIRRQGIYFAMITLAMAQMIFFICLQAPFTGGEDGLQGVPRGKLFGLISLESDLTMYFFVLAIFVAVFLFIIRVVHSPYGQVLKAIRENEPRAISLGYNVNRYKLLAFVLSTAIAGLAGGLKTLVLGFATLSDVHWSLSGEVILMTLLGGLGTFAGPVVGAFTIIGLQNFLADRVGSWVTVIIGVIFVVCVLAFRRGFVGEFIARRKKSSAAEPAKAAAQVEAHA
- a CDS encoding methyl-accepting chemotaxis protein, which encodes MKLRLSVGRRLALGFASLVLMLVGVATLNGLEIRSMGARMQHIVEVDSARSDLAQELLTHISQMSVQARSIALLTDLREIDNEMKALAATVARYQETERRLAESLDSARASDEERALVGEIAATAKVAIPLLQRAAKQGQDGSNIEATTTLMTHARPQEAAWRGKVEQLMAVERQSSVASYANAVSGQQRALWIAAAVVAAAVVAGTLLGWRITRSVKRPIDGAIRVAERIAEGDLSSQVEVGSHDEIGRLLLAIAAMQERLRTLVGQIRESSDSIHVASAEVSTGNLDLSQRTERAASSLQQTASSMEDLTSTVRHSASAAEKANQLAHRASAVAMRGGEVVTQMVRTMREIDDSSRKISDIIGVIDGIAFQTNILALNAGVEAARAGDQGRGFAVVAGEVRTLAQRSAVAAKEIKALIDTSVDKVDAGSRLVKAAGETMSEIVASVEEVASIVSEITTAASAQSSGISQVTSAVTQLDQVTQQNAALVEEASAAAESLREQAQSLTNVVSAFRLK
- a CDS encoding substrate-binding domain-containing protein; the protein is MTPNPVRRTLMVLAATTLACATSGAFAQGKEIRIAHVYSRTGPLEAYGKQTQTGLMMGLEYATGGTMTVAGKKIVVIEKDDQGKPDVGKNLLAAAYADDKADIAVGPSSSGVALALLPVAEEAKKILIVEPAVADSITGDKWNKYIFRTGRNSSQDAIANAMVADKPGTTVATLAQDYAFGRDGVKAFKDAVKNAKVIHEEYLPQTTTDFTAGMQRIIDAFKGVPGRKVVYVVWAGANTPFKAAHLYLSRHNIEVVTGGNIMPVMASYKNFPGMEGATTYYFGIPKNPVNEWLVANHYKQFKEPPELFTAGGMTSAIAIVEALKKTNGDTNTDKLIKTMEGMSFDTPKGKMTFRKDDHQAMQSMYHFRIKVDPAFAWGVPEAVAEIKPEQMNVPIRNKR
- a CDS encoding fibronectin type III domain-containing protein — encoded protein: MAAALAVAASSSSAAVVALPAYNVDKTKITVSGLSSGGFMANQLGYAYSATFSGVGVFAAGPYMCAGHSNYTACMYNATISSSMLNTMQADINNWSGTAIDNKANVANQKIYMFVGTSDSTVGPNPMDALKTQYTNNGVPAANLEYVKRASTAHVFPTDFDSTGNNSCGSSASPYISNCGYDGAKAVLTKLYGTLNARNNAPAAANYIEFNQSAYTNNNPGMAASGWLYVPSSCASGTQCKLHVALHGCLQSYSNITDKFVKNTGYTRWADTNNIIVLFPQTKVDSTSRATSASGSLPNPNACWDWIGWYGSNFAQKSGTQAAAIKAMVDRVASGSTGGGTLPAPANVSTSNATISSMTITWSTVNNAAGYNVYRNGAKVNGSTVTTTSYTDSGLAAGTTYSWTVRALDGNGAEGATSSPASGTTTGTPLPTATCYTASNYAHTTAGRATQRSGYAYANGSNQNMGLWNTYTTTTLKQTGANYYVIGTCP